From a single Petroclostridium xylanilyticum genomic region:
- a CDS encoding heparinase II/III domain-containing protein translates to MDTISSSMIKNSLYNGNQKGYSLFNEARNNDNFLKIKNHPFLKEYYNAIKTYAEGICYNKLPDLSFHLFHQFSIDGNRIIYEREYFTRWKILFSLAAVTLIDQTDQYINQIEDMLWDFCDQYTWALPAHLPTSLEGIKNNPWLSEEFIDLFAAETGFSLAEINYLIGDRINPIVVDRVQRELERRILKPFMGEHMFWWETARMNWASVCAGSIGCTAIYMVKNIERLTLILQRVIGILDSYLEGFGDDGATPEGLGYWRYGFSFYVFFAELLKERTNGEIDLFHTGSKQDKKRKIAELPAALQLSNGITTNFSDSLEIFKPNIGLFQRLESIFGDMGYDYSLCSLYGEDHTNKWTYLIRDLFWGVSANIESKSRLKKGKYYFPNVQWFIEKYESLNGDLIAFAAKGGNNDEPHNHNDLGHFILHYKGFNLLPDLGCPEYTKEFFRDGTRYSFINASSLGHSVPMINGQLQKPGISSAAKVIHIKTEENSSEFLLDLTDAYSVDSLSLYTRKFELIKNNWNENMGEIAVLSIQDRFTFNRGGNNVIEAFITHYKPEVLKEGQIKISEKDVAVLMQYDSGKCSAAIEEHEYSGHFGEKKIAFRIVLTLLNEGEDILFHVCFSVLK, encoded by the coding sequence ATGGATACTATCAGCTCCAGTATGATAAAAAACAGTTTATATAATGGAAATCAGAAAGGGTATAGCCTTTTTAATGAAGCCAGAAACAATGATAATTTCTTAAAAATTAAAAACCATCCCTTTTTAAAAGAGTATTACAATGCGATTAAGACATACGCGGAAGGTATATGCTATAATAAGCTTCCAGATTTAAGCTTTCACTTATTTCACCAATTCAGTATCGATGGAAATCGAATAATATATGAAAGAGAGTACTTTACCCGTTGGAAAATCCTGTTCTCTCTCGCAGCTGTTACTTTGATTGACCAGACGGACCAATATATAAACCAAATTGAAGATATGCTCTGGGATTTTTGTGACCAGTATACATGGGCTCTTCCTGCGCACCTTCCAACCAGTCTTGAGGGGATTAAAAACAATCCTTGGCTTTCGGAAGAATTTATTGACCTGTTCGCTGCAGAAACGGGATTTTCCCTTGCTGAAATCAATTATTTGATTGGTGATAGAATAAATCCAATCGTAGTTGACAGAGTGCAGAGGGAACTTGAAAGAAGGATTTTAAAGCCCTTCATGGGAGAGCATATGTTTTGGTGGGAAACAGCCAGGATGAACTGGGCTTCTGTGTGTGCGGGATCCATCGGCTGCACTGCCATTTATATGGTTAAAAATATTGAAAGGTTAACATTAATACTTCAGCGTGTTATTGGCATTCTTGATTCTTATCTTGAAGGCTTCGGGGATGACGGCGCTACTCCCGAGGGTCTAGGGTACTGGCGATATGGCTTTAGTTTTTATGTGTTTTTTGCAGAACTTTTGAAGGAGAGGACTAATGGGGAAATAGATTTATTCCATACCGGGTCTAAACAAGATAAAAAGAGAAAGATTGCTGAACTCCCGGCAGCTTTACAGCTTTCAAATGGTATAACGACGAATTTTTCAGATTCTTTAGAAATTTTCAAACCCAATATTGGGTTGTTTCAACGCCTTGAAAGTATTTTTGGAGATATGGGGTACGACTATAGTTTATGTTCGTTATATGGTGAAGATCATACAAATAAATGGACCTATCTCATAAGGGACCTTTTTTGGGGGGTTAGTGCAAACATAGAGAGTAAAAGCAGGCTGAAAAAAGGGAAGTATTATTTTCCGAATGTACAGTGGTTTATTGAAAAATATGAGAGCTTGAACGGGGATTTAATTGCTTTTGCCGCAAAGGGTGGCAATAACGATGAACCGCACAACCATAACGATTTGGGACATTTCATCCTGCATTATAAAGGTTTCAATTTACTTCCGGATTTGGGCTGTCCTGAATACACAAAAGAATTTTTTAGAGATGGGACTCGATACAGCTTTATTAATGCGTCCTCTTTGGGCCATTCTGTTCCGATGATTAACGGACAGCTCCAAAAGCCAGGTATTTCATCGGCTGCCAAGGTGATTCATATAAAAACGGAAGAGAACAGCAGCGAGTTTTTGCTCGACTTGACAGATGCATATTCAGTGGATTCCTTGAGCCTTTATACACGAAAGTTTGAATTGATAAAAAACAATTGGAATGAGAATATGGGAGAAATAGCTGTTTTAAGTATTCAGGATAGATTTACATTCAATAGGGGCGGTAATAATGTGATAGAAGCTTTTATTACCCATTATAAACCGGAAGTTCTCAAGGAAGGACAAATTAAAATATCTGAAAAAGATGTAGCCGTTCTTATGCAATACGATAGCGGTAAATGTTC
- a CDS encoding glycoside hydrolase family 2 protein — MTNKADNFVNCIHNENYEDEYLSKKITSDSMIYDGGRDKELLNGWWNFGIDQYDTCLRAKWYEEKYQDEEGRYNPIDFSFDDWEKIYVPSCWNMHQEKLFLYEGSIVYTRTFKYFNKGEERVFIKFGAANYDAKVFLNKEYLGYHKGGSTPFYVEVTSCLKEINRIIVVVNNTRKRTNVPCENTDWFNYGGLYRDVELIRLPGTFIKDFTITLMPGSNFSKIQAGVTVDGPVTEGTARLRINRLNVDCEISISNGKGSAFIDTSPELWSPENPVLYDVSLSYGKDVIHENIGFREIKVVGTDIYLNGKKIFLKGICTHEESVVNGKAVTEEEIRENFKLAKEMNCNYMRLAHYPHTEKAARLADEMGIMLWEEIPVYWAIDFNNEETYRDAENQLTELIKRDRNRASVIIWSVGNENADTEPRLKFMSSLVKKAKELDSTRLVSAACMLDHVNHIINDRLAEYLDIIGANQYYGWYQTDFNNLIKLFDNSKPGKPVVISEFGADAKSRQRGTVDEKGTEDCQLDIFKKQVDVLGRIPYVKGTSPWILYDFRCPRRLHFTQNYYNTKGLLSADKKYRKPAFYVMQEFYASK; from the coding sequence ATGACAAACAAGGCAGATAATTTTGTTAATTGCATTCATAACGAAAACTATGAAGATGAATATTTATCAAAGAAAATTACCAGTGATTCGATGATTTATGACGGCGGAAGGGATAAAGAACTGCTGAATGGATGGTGGAATTTCGGAATAGACCAGTATGATACCTGTCTCAGAGCAAAATGGTATGAGGAAAAATACCAGGACGAGGAGGGAAGATATAATCCGATCGATTTTAGCTTTGATGATTGGGAAAAGATATACGTCCCATCCTGCTGGAACATGCATCAGGAGAAGTTATTCCTTTATGAAGGAAGTATCGTATATACACGCACTTTCAAGTATTTCAACAAAGGGGAAGAAAGAGTTTTTATAAAATTCGGGGCTGCAAATTATGATGCAAAAGTATTCTTAAATAAGGAATATCTTGGATATCATAAAGGAGGTTCAACACCTTTCTATGTTGAAGTTACCAGCTGTTTGAAGGAGATTAACAGGATCATCGTGGTGGTAAACAATACCCGCAAAAGAACGAATGTGCCTTGTGAAAACACAGATTGGTTTAATTATGGCGGATTGTACAGAGATGTGGAGTTAATAAGGCTTCCGGGAACATTCATAAAGGACTTCACTATTACGCTTATGCCCGGCAGCAATTTTAGCAAGATACAGGCTGGAGTAACAGTGGATGGTCCTGTTACTGAAGGTACGGCCAGGTTAAGAATCAACCGGCTAAACGTTGATTGCGAGATCAGCATAAGCAATGGTAAAGGTTCTGCCTTTATAGATACCAGTCCGGAACTGTGGAGCCCTGAAAATCCGGTGCTGTATGATGTATCACTTTCATACGGCAAAGATGTTATACATGAAAATATCGGATTTCGTGAAATCAAGGTGGTAGGGACAGATATATACCTCAATGGTAAGAAAATATTTCTAAAAGGCATCTGTACCCATGAAGAAAGTGTCGTTAATGGAAAAGCGGTGACCGAAGAAGAAATCCGTGAAAATTTCAAACTGGCAAAGGAAATGAACTGCAACTATATGAGGCTGGCGCACTACCCCCATACCGAAAAGGCTGCCAGACTGGCGGATGAAATGGGAATCATGCTTTGGGAAGAGATACCTGTTTACTGGGCGATAGACTTTAATAATGAAGAAACCTACAGGGATGCAGAAAATCAATTGACAGAGTTAATTAAGAGGGATAGAAATAGGGCAAGTGTTATCATATGGTCTGTTGGAAACGAAAATGCAGACACAGAACCCAGACTAAAATTTATGAGTTCACTTGTTAAAAAGGCAAAGGAACTGGATTCTACGAGACTTGTGTCGGCTGCATGTATGCTCGACCATGTAAATCATATTATAAACGATAGGCTTGCGGAGTATCTGGATATCATCGGTGCAAACCAGTATTATGGCTGGTATCAGACCGATTTCAATAATCTCATCAAACTTTTTGATAACAGTAAACCAGGTAAGCCTGTAGTAATATCAGAGTTTGGCGCAGATGCAAAATCTAGGCAGAGAGGTACAGTGGATGAAAAAGGTACGGAAGATTGCCAGCTTGACATTTTCAAAAAACAGGTGGATGTGTTGGGAAGAATACCTTATGTTAAAGGAACAAGTCCCTGGATTCTTTACGACTTCAGATGTCCGAGAAGATTGCACTTTACACAGAACTACTATAATACTAAGGGCCTACTTTCAGCGGACAAGAAGTATAGAAAACCGGCATTTTATGTAATGCAGGAATTTTACGCCAGTAAATAG
- a CDS encoding carbohydrate ABC transporter permease, whose product MTTNIHVNPIKPSTLSRITKMKLYHIAGKTFLYAIIVFSSITMILPFLWMLSASLKTEMNVFDFPINWIPENPVWSNYIVIWQKIDLLLFYFNTIKLTFIITTLQLVTCSLAAYAFAKIEFPERNLLFLGYIATMMVPFQVVMIPQFIIMKYLNLTDTHMALILLQAFSPFGVFLMRQFYLNIPNELSEAARIDGLSEFGIYLKVMLPLAKPALASLGIFTFVFVWNDFLGPLIYINSNAKKTIQLGIRMFISQYSAEYSLIMAASVCSLLPVIIIFISAQKFFVEGIAMSGLKG is encoded by the coding sequence ATGACAACAAACATTCATGTAAATCCGATAAAACCGTCAACATTGTCACGTATTACAAAAATGAAGTTATATCATATTGCGGGTAAAACTTTCCTTTACGCTATTATTGTTTTTTCATCCATTACCATGATCTTGCCTTTTTTATGGATGCTTTCTGCTTCTTTGAAAACAGAGATGAATGTTTTTGATTTTCCGATAAATTGGATTCCAGAGAACCCTGTGTGGTCAAATTACATAGTCATATGGCAGAAGATTGATCTGTTGCTGTTTTACTTTAATACCATTAAATTAACGTTTATCATTACAACGTTACAGCTTGTAACTTGCAGTTTGGCGGCTTATGCCTTTGCGAAAATTGAATTTCCCGAACGCAATCTTTTGTTTTTAGGTTATATTGCTACTATGATGGTGCCGTTCCAGGTGGTTATGATTCCACAATTCATTATAATGAAGTATCTGAATTTAACGGATACCCATATGGCCCTTATATTGTTGCAAGCTTTTAGTCCGTTTGGAGTGTTTCTTATGAGGCAATTTTATTTGAATATCCCTAATGAATTATCAGAAGCTGCAAGAATAGATGGCCTTAGTGAGTTTGGGATATATTTGAAGGTAATGCTGCCACTGGCAAAGCCGGCGCTGGCCAGTTTAGGTATTTTTACATTTGTATTTGTATGGAATGATTTTCTGGGGCCTTTAATTTATATTAACTCTAATGCAAAGAAAACTATCCAATTGGGGATTCGAATGTTCATTTCGCAGTACTCAGCTGAATATTCCCTGATTATGGCAGCTTCGGTTTGTTCGTTGCTTCCTGTAATCATTATATTTATAAGCGCACAGAAGTTCTTTGTAGAAGGTATTGCAATGTCAGGACTAAAAGGATAA
- a CDS encoding carbohydrate ABC transporter permease, producing MTEKKSKSKKGKAIIQRNRITAYCFLLPNFIGFFIFTFIPVLAAFVLSFMQWDSANPAKFIGLKNFELMFKDSSFIISFWNTICYTFTTVPLTIIVALALAVALNNGVKGITVFRAIHFFPHVASIVAISVVWQFLYNADFGPINMFLKTMGINDPPRWTASVQWAMPAVIIMSVWKSAGYYMVMFLSGLKSISNQLYEAATIDGANAWEKFWSITLPMLSPTMFFVVIMCLINSFKVFDQIYIMTEGGPGRATSVLVYQIYSQAFINFKFGYASAMALILFLIIFIITFIQFRFQEKWVNYTN from the coding sequence ATGACAGAAAAAAAGTCAAAATCTAAAAAAGGAAAAGCAATCATACAACGAAATAGAATTACTGCATACTGCTTTCTTCTTCCAAATTTTATTGGTTTTTTTATCTTTACTTTTATTCCTGTATTGGCAGCTTTTGTTTTAAGCTTTATGCAATGGGATAGTGCCAATCCTGCAAAATTTATAGGACTGAAAAATTTTGAACTCATGTTTAAGGACAGTAGCTTTATTATTTCCTTTTGGAACACTATTTGTTATACTTTCACCACGGTACCTTTAACCATTATTGTAGCACTTGCATTAGCAGTTGCCCTGAACAACGGAGTGAAAGGGATTACAGTTTTTCGTGCCATTCATTTTTTTCCGCATGTTGCTTCTATAGTAGCTATTTCGGTGGTGTGGCAATTTTTATATAATGCAGATTTCGGACCCATCAACATGTTCTTAAAAACCATGGGAATCAATGATCCTCCGCGGTGGACGGCCTCGGTTCAATGGGCTATGCCGGCCGTAATTATCATGAGCGTATGGAAATCGGCCGGATATTACATGGTGATGTTCTTATCAGGTTTAAAATCTATTTCAAATCAGCTCTATGAGGCTGCCACTATCGATGGGGCAAATGCATGGGAGAAATTTTGGAGTATTACGCTTCCTATGCTGAGTCCTACAATGTTTTTTGTTGTCATTATGTGCTTAATCAATTCCTTTAAGGTATTTGACCAGATTTACATCATGACAGAAGGGGGACCTGGTAGAGCTACTTCTGTTTTAGTTTATCAAATATATTCTCAGGCATTTATTAACTTTAAATTTGGCTATGCTTCTGCAATGGCACTTATTCTTTTTTTGATTATATTTATTATTACGTTTATTCAGTTTCGTTTTCAGGAAAAGTGGGTCAATTATACCAATTAA
- a CDS encoding ABC transporter substrate-binding protein, translating into MENAKKRIALLLTFLMVVTFFAGCGKKVEQTQSAANTEKKESKAQPEEKEQVKLKFSCWDYETSGYDKEIIETFKKMNPDIGIEVLDIAAKEYADKLTVMLAGGEAIDVFYAKDPSSFAGMVLKNQIMPIDELVAKDNLNLEPYGSMMEKLKIDGKLYGLPYRSDYWLLFYNKDLFDQAKIAYPTNDWTWNDFKETSKKLTSGEGNNKIYGSYIQTWASAYFLMGLQKGAGNMVEGSYSMLKDGLELLCDIQLKDKSAADYATNKSMGAHYRGIFEKGNVGMLYMGTWFINALVKDKQDGKHNINWGIVQMPVWEGSNDATIGLTTPVVINSKTKHKDAAWKLAKFIGGKEGAKILAKNLLIPGYMDEEVMKIFNENPDFPKEGQDALKTNNIYLEWPAHKLSGLLGKMVDEEIQMVATGNKTVDAAIADMEKRRKEIMEQNK; encoded by the coding sequence ATGGAAAATGCAAAAAAACGTATAGCATTATTACTCACGTTCTTAATGGTTGTCACATTCTTTGCAGGATGTGGAAAAAAAGTAGAACAGACGCAGTCTGCGGCGAACACAGAAAAAAAAGAATCTAAAGCACAACCAGAGGAGAAAGAACAGGTAAAACTAAAATTTTCTTGTTGGGACTATGAAACATCAGGGTATGACAAGGAGATTATTGAGACTTTTAAGAAGATGAATCCAGATATAGGTATTGAAGTGTTGGATATTGCTGCAAAAGAATATGCAGATAAATTAACCGTCATGCTAGCCGGAGGGGAAGCTATTGATGTATTCTATGCAAAGGACCCTTCAAGTTTTGCCGGTATGGTTCTGAAAAATCAGATAATGCCTATCGATGAACTAGTTGCAAAGGATAATTTGAACTTAGAGCCATATGGCAGTATGATGGAGAAACTTAAAATTGATGGTAAACTTTACGGATTACCATATCGGAGTGATTATTGGCTGTTATTCTATAATAAAGACTTATTTGACCAGGCAAAAATTGCTTATCCGACTAATGACTGGACTTGGAATGATTTTAAAGAAACATCTAAAAAATTGACTTCAGGTGAAGGAAACAATAAGATTTATGGTTCATATATTCAGACCTGGGCTAGCGCGTACTTTTTGATGGGCTTACAAAAAGGGGCGGGCAACATGGTGGAAGGCAGTTACAGTATGTTGAAGGATGGTCTGGAGCTGCTTTGTGATATACAATTAAAAGATAAATCTGCTGCTGACTATGCAACCAACAAATCTATGGGGGCTCACTATAGAGGAATTTTTGAGAAAGGCAACGTTGGTATGCTATACATGGGCACATGGTTTATCAATGCACTGGTAAAAGATAAACAAGATGGTAAGCACAATATAAATTGGGGCATAGTTCAAATGCCAGTTTGGGAAGGGAGTAATGACGCTACTATTGGTTTAACCACTCCTGTTGTAATTAATTCCAAAACCAAGCATAAAGATGCAGCCTGGAAACTTGCGAAATTTATAGGAGGTAAAGAAGGGGCAAAAATACTTGCGAAAAATCTTTTGATTCCTGGATACATGGATGAAGAAGTTATGAAAATATTCAATGAAAACCCCGATTTTCCGAAAGAGGGTCAGGATGCATTAAAAACAAATAATATATATTTAGAGTGGCCTGCACATAAACTTAGTGGGCTATTAGGAAAAATGGTAGATGAAGAAATTCAAATGGTAGCAACTGGAAATAAAACGGTTGATGCTGCGATAGCCGATATGGAAAAGAGAAGAAAAGAAATTATGGAGCAAAATAAATAA
- a CDS encoding response regulator transcription factor, producing MKILIVDDEAVVRVGLKSMINWEENGFELIGEASDGKKALEIIYDTHPDIVITDIRMPVMDGIELMRQIMLLTKSPKVIALSSYDDFQLVKEAMKLGAEDYILKLEMEPEHLIRILEKVRARIKEENENEDKKMSFDRHVRKNLHVMRRNFLRDILSGFYTDEEELRQSMEFLNIQLNAQHVYCMMMKIGEMHRFEEVSDDELHVLNCSIINITEEIVNDSLNGYCFEGKPSEFYILVSSKNGNVEISEKLIMTVAQRLIEMLKQYLDITAVFGVGEGERTIKGIREAYYQATDAVKYRFFKGDKGIILWNDVKECGFQKDEISILNMKERLHRALAFYSKDEIEELSARILKDIFTLPLSPQSVFNVMLELLYMISEFCETNQLNIMDIMNRSYRSYHQLLYIKSIKEAKEWIRMVMEDLICYIKKEEEMDYPRIIVKAKKYIEEHYNEDISLKEVANEVNLNPSYFSTLLKQYIGKSYSEYLTQMRIEKAKVLLQTTQYKVYEVGLKVGYENTYYFNRIFKKITGMSPGEFKNSVKMQ from the coding sequence TTGAAAATATTGATTGTTGATGATGAAGCAGTTGTACGGGTTGGTCTTAAATCTATGATTAATTGGGAAGAAAATGGATTTGAGCTTATCGGGGAAGCAAGCGACGGCAAAAAGGCATTGGAAATAATTTATGACACCCACCCTGACATTGTCATTACAGATATCAGAATGCCGGTCATGGATGGAATAGAGCTGATGAGGCAGATTATGCTGTTGACCAAAAGTCCCAAGGTAATTGCTTTAAGCAGTTATGATGATTTTCAGCTGGTAAAGGAAGCTATGAAGCTGGGAGCAGAGGACTATATACTTAAGCTGGAAATGGAGCCTGAACATCTGATCAGGATATTGGAAAAAGTACGTGCCAGGATTAAAGAAGAAAATGAAAATGAAGATAAAAAGATGAGTTTTGACCGTCATGTAAGGAAAAACCTGCATGTAATGCGAAGGAACTTTTTAAGAGATATTTTAAGCGGTTTTTATACAGATGAAGAAGAATTAAGGCAATCCATGGAATTCTTGAATATTCAATTAAATGCGCAACATGTTTATTGTATGATGATGAAGATTGGAGAAATGCACCGGTTTGAAGAAGTATCGGATGATGAATTACATGTATTGAATTGTTCAATCATAAACATCACCGAAGAAATCGTGAACGATTCCCTAAATGGATACTGTTTTGAAGGAAAACCCAGTGAGTTCTATATTCTTGTTTCTTCAAAAAATGGTAACGTAGAAATTAGTGAGAAGCTTATTATGACAGTAGCACAGCGGCTAATTGAAATGTTGAAACAGTATTTGGATATAACTGCGGTATTTGGGGTGGGTGAAGGTGAAAGAACAATAAAGGGAATACGCGAGGCCTATTATCAGGCAACAGATGCCGTAAAATACCGGTTTTTCAAGGGAGATAAGGGGATTATTCTATGGAACGATGTAAAGGAATGTGGATTCCAAAAAGACGAAATTTCTATATTGAATATGAAGGAGAGATTGCACAGAGCATTAGCTTTTTATAGTAAAGATGAGATAGAAGAATTATCTGCAAGAATTCTTAAAGATATTTTTACATTGCCTTTAAGTCCGCAGTCTGTTTTTAATGTAATGCTGGAACTTCTTTACATGATATCAGAGTTTTGTGAAACAAACCAACTAAATATTATGGATATAATGAACAGAAGCTACCGTTCTTACCATCAACTTTTATACATAAAAAGTATTAAAGAGGCTAAAGAATGGATCCGTATGGTGATGGAGGATTTGATATGTTATATAAAAAAAGAGGAGGAAATGGACTATCCACGTATTATTGTAAAGGCGAAAAAATATATTGAAGAACACTATAATGAAGATATTTCACTTAAAGAGGTAGCAAATGAGGTCAATTTAAACCCTTCCTATTTTAGCACATTGCTTAAACAGTACATCGGTAAAAGCTATTCGGAATATCTTACTCAAATGAGAATTGAAAAGGCCAAAGTACTGCTACAGACAACTCAATATAAAGTATATGAAGTTGGCTTGAAGGTGGGATATGAGAATACATACTATTTTAATAGAATTTTCAAAAAAATAACCGGAATGAGTCCAGGGGAATTTAAGAATTCAGTAAAAATGCAATAA
- a CDS encoding cache domain-containing sensor histidine kinase encodes MKKIHLRPGLSLKDQLLIYFILIAFIPTSIISIYYYITSKSAVKKSVGDSHYKIISQIMNNIENHVEQANQLTDWIYVDKDIMKLLKRNPTEVDNYDQEKKQVIESIEKQFKYLPVTSYISSFFILGNNSLDLRNGLDAYLIDINDLKQEEWFRKGEQANGKVVWGGIFKNYTNISDNKYVILLYRQILDINSGKNLGCSILFFRQKFFEDCYKGIPLENGEKFYLIDEEGNVLFSNQINLVASNIKNTEMFAKMLKDNSYFFEIDTDGKKSLIVHKISYKTGWRIIEVVPMFQIEEQLRIVANTTILLIVGTMLISGFLSFYLSGNFTRPIQILVRQVNEIAKGNFNYSITLNSSNEISELGKSITKMATDIQNLIHQSLRKEKEKREVEIKMLQNQINPHFLYNTLNSIKWMAAMQGAQGIKKMVGCLGRLLKAVLGDMNEKITLSEELDILEDYIHIQKIRYKGKVNFEKKLQDENLQRCLVPKFILQPIVENSIFHGIEPKNGTGNILLSVQKDGGDLKLEIWDDGVGISKEKITSILEKDNDSGSGRGIKGIGLSNIHQRIKLMYGEQYGLLFESIEDKYTKVTVRLPVVFCESEDDNIENIDC; translated from the coding sequence ATGAAAAAAATACATTTAAGACCCGGATTATCGTTAAAAGACCAACTTTTAATATATTTTATTTTAATCGCTTTTATACCTACCAGTATAATTAGCATCTATTATTATATTACTTCAAAGAGTGCAGTGAAAAAAAGTGTGGGTGATAGCCACTATAAGATTATTTCTCAAATCATGAACAATATTGAGAATCATGTTGAACAAGCCAATCAATTGACAGATTGGATATATGTAGATAAGGATATTATGAAATTACTTAAAAGAAATCCTACAGAAGTAGATAATTATGATCAAGAAAAGAAGCAAGTGATTGAAAGTATAGAAAAACAATTCAAGTATCTTCCGGTTACAAGTTATATTTCTTCATTTTTTATTCTTGGGAATAATTCACTTGACTTAAGAAATGGTCTTGATGCCTACTTGATTGATATAAACGATTTGAAACAGGAGGAGTGGTTTAGAAAAGGAGAACAGGCCAACGGTAAGGTTGTATGGGGTGGTATCTTTAAGAACTATACAAATATTTCGGATAATAAATATGTCATTCTTTTATACCGACAAATTTTAGATATAAATAGTGGCAAGAATCTCGGATGTTCTATTTTGTTTTTTAGGCAGAAATTTTTTGAGGACTGTTATAAAGGAATACCTCTAGAAAATGGAGAAAAATTTTATTTGATTGACGAGGAGGGCAATGTTCTGTTTAGTAATCAGATAAACTTGGTTGCTAGTAATATAAAAAATACTGAAATGTTTGCTAAAATGTTAAAGGATAATTCATATTTTTTTGAAATAGATACTGATGGAAAGAAGAGTCTTATCGTACATAAAATATCTTACAAGACAGGTTGGAGAATTATAGAAGTTGTTCCTATGTTTCAGATTGAAGAGCAGCTAAGAATTGTTGCAAATACAACTATCCTGCTTATTGTGGGCACAATGCTGATAAGTGGATTTCTTTCATTTTACTTGTCCGGTAATTTCACAAGACCAATCCAGATTCTGGTAAGACAGGTCAATGAGATTGCCAAAGGAAATTTTAATTATTCAATCACTTTAAATAGTAGTAATGAAATAAGTGAGTTAGGCAAAAGTATTACCAAGATGGCGACAGATATACAAAATCTTATTCATCAAAGCCTTCGAAAAGAAAAGGAAAAGCGAGAAGTCGAAATAAAAATGCTTCAAAACCAGATAAATCCACACTTTTTGTATAATACGTTAAATTCTATAAAATGGATGGCTGCAATGCAGGGGGCACAAGGAATAAAAAAAATGGTGGGTTGCTTGGGAAGGCTTCTCAAAGCTGTTTTGGGGGATATGAATGAAAAAATTACTCTTAGTGAGGAATTAGATATTCTAGAAGATTATATACATATCCAGAAAATTCGTTACAAAGGCAAGGTTAATTTTGAAAAAAAGTTACAGGACGAGAATTTACAAAGATGTTTAGTGCCAAAATTTATTTTACAGCCAATTGTAGAAAATTCAATATTTCATGGAATTGAACCTAAGAATGGAACCGGTAATATACTGCTATCAGTCCAAAAAGACGGCGGAGATCTTAAGTTGGAAATATGGGACGACGGTGTGGGGATCAGTAAAGAAAAAATAACGTCTATTTTGGAAAAAGACAATGACAGTGGAAGTGGCAGAGGTATTAAAGGTATAGGACTAAGTAATATTCATCAACGTATAAAACTGATGTATGGAGAGCAATATGGTCTGCTTTTCGAGAGTATAGAAGATAAGTATACAAAAGTAACTGTAAGATTGCCAGTAGTATTTTGTGAAAGTGAGGATGACAACATTGAAAATATTGATTGTTGA
- a CDS encoding redoxin domain-containing protein produces MERLVGKAAPDFSMKTALGDGQGFGEVSLQSYKGKWLVMFFYPLDFTFVCPTEITGYSKRYNDFKNAGADVLAVSTDSQYSHQAWINLDPSKGGLGKLNFPIASDLTKSVSKDYGVLIEEEGIALRGLFIIDPQGILRYSVIHDLNVGRSVDETLRVLHALQTGGLCPVDWKPGEKTL; encoded by the coding sequence ATGGAAAGATTAGTCGGAAAAGCAGCTCCCGATTTTTCAATGAAAACCGCTTTGGGAGATGGACAGGGATTTGGAGAGGTAAGCTTGCAAAGCTATAAGGGGAAATGGCTTGTAATGTTTTTCTATCCATTAGACTTTACCTTTGTCTGCCCGACGGAGATTACCGGATACAGTAAAAGATACAATGATTTTAAAAATGCCGGTGCCGATGTATTAGCTGTAAGTACTGACAGCCAGTATTCCCATCAGGCATGGATTAACCTGGATCCAAGTAAAGGCGGGCTTGGCAAATTGAACTTCCCAATTGCATCCGACCTTACAAAATCCGTTTCAAAAGACTATGGCGTTTTGATTGAAGAAGAAGGAATTGCTTTAAGAGGATTATTTATCATTGACCCTCAAGGAATTTTAAGGTATTCGGTGATTCATGACCTTAATGTTGGAAGAAGTGTAGATGAAACGCTTCGCGTGCTGCATGCACTCCAGACTGGTGGATTATGTCCGGTCGACTGGAAACCGGGAGAAAAAACACTATAA